The following are encoded in a window of Maridesulfovibrio ferrireducens genomic DNA:
- the murD gene encoding UDP-N-acetylmuramoyl-L-alanine--D-glutamate ligase, with amino-acid sequence MDSEFVKQVTKTRMFTNRLAVVAGAGRSGLAAARLLHALGATVRIVDENKNITEDILNGLGADAQLMIGPACPEQFKGADVIVVSPGVPVRKIKPMLGDMPERKIISELELASWFADEPMIAITGTNGKTTTTALITHILEHSGRKAFAGANYGTPLSEYILAKGQCDVLVLEVSSFQLQNCHLFRPDVAILLNISANHLDYHLDMDEYVSAKLKIFERQAPDALAILPASMCNELNPAEFTKASVKWFDGKNVKEQPNLPGIHNRSNIEAAWLALEKLGLTKEEIQAGIDSFKGKRHRIENLGSVNGVTFINDSKGTNLDAVVAALGSFDGPIRLLLGGVFKGGKVADLIPAMKGKVTEVALFGAGREHFESPLKNDFKISWHENLEKAVNTLFANSMAGDTILLSPATASFDAYTGYDARGDDFKRIMEELS; translated from the coding sequence ATGGATAGCGAATTCGTCAAACAGGTCACTAAGACCCGCATGTTTACTAACCGACTGGCCGTTGTTGCCGGAGCCGGACGCTCAGGGCTTGCCGCCGCAAGGTTGCTTCACGCCCTCGGTGCGACAGTGCGTATTGTTGATGAAAACAAAAATATTACTGAAGATATTCTGAACGGTCTCGGTGCGGATGCACAGCTTATGATCGGCCCCGCTTGCCCGGAACAATTCAAAGGAGCCGACGTTATAGTCGTCAGCCCCGGTGTTCCTGTCCGGAAAATCAAACCGATGCTTGGCGACATGCCGGAAAGAAAAATCATTTCCGAATTGGAACTGGCTTCATGGTTTGCAGACGAGCCTATGATTGCCATCACCGGAACGAACGGAAAAACAACGACCACTGCACTCATAACGCACATACTTGAACACTCGGGCAGAAAAGCATTTGCGGGAGCCAACTACGGAACTCCCCTCTCCGAATACATTCTGGCTAAAGGACAGTGTGATGTTCTTGTTCTTGAAGTTTCAAGCTTTCAATTACAAAACTGCCACCTTTTCAGACCTGATGTTGCGATTCTTCTTAACATTTCAGCTAATCATCTGGATTACCATCTGGATATGGATGAATACGTTTCCGCTAAGCTTAAAATCTTCGAACGGCAGGCTCCGGATGCACTTGCAATCCTTCCGGCTTCGATGTGCAATGAACTGAATCCGGCTGAATTCACAAAAGCTTCAGTCAAATGGTTCGACGGAAAAAACGTTAAAGAACAACCGAATCTTCCCGGCATACATAACCGCTCTAACATCGAAGCGGCATGGCTTGCCCTTGAAAAATTAGGACTGACCAAAGAAGAAATTCAAGCGGGTATTGATTCATTCAAAGGAAAACGCCATCGCATTGAAAATCTAGGTTCTGTAAACGGAGTAACCTTTATTAACGACTCAAAAGGTACAAACCTTGATGCGGTCGTTGCCGCGCTCGGCAGCTTTGACGGTCCTATAAGACTCTTGCTTGGCGGAGTGTTTAAAGGCGGAAAGGTTGCGGATCTAATTCCTGCTATGAAAGGAAAAGTTACAGAAGTAGCGCTGTTCGGAGCTGGACGGGAACATTTTGAATCCCCTTTGAAAAACGATTTTAAAATTTCGTGGCACGAGAATCTCGAAAAGGCAGTTAATACTCTTTTCGCAAACTCAATGGCAGGAGATACAATTCTGCTTTCACCTGCCACTGCAAGCTTTGACGCATACACAGGATATGATGCCAGAGGCGATGATTTCAAAAGGATCATGGAGGAGCTGTCTTGA